A single genomic interval of Polyangium spumosum harbors:
- a CDS encoding cytochrome c-type biogenesis protein, whose translation MTTRRTPLHLALLTAAAIAAAWLTFVPQLAHGQHTGGTGTVSIQNETERQLFWSLICTCGCPRETLGTCPCDIAHQRRTALRELLAEGKTVEQVQDIYVSQYGSKSLAVPRNQGASRALWAVPVVSIVGGAGLVFFVLRRWQRRGLAAARAGAKGPIKNEKRDAYDDRLDQELKDLDDE comes from the coding sequence ATGACGACTCGACGAACCCCGCTCCACCTCGCGCTCCTCACCGCGGCGGCCATCGCCGCGGCGTGGCTGACCTTCGTCCCGCAGCTCGCGCACGGTCAACACACGGGCGGCACCGGGACCGTTTCGATCCAGAACGAGACCGAGCGCCAGCTCTTCTGGAGCCTCATCTGCACCTGCGGCTGCCCGCGCGAGACGCTCGGCACCTGCCCCTGCGACATCGCCCATCAGCGCCGCACCGCGCTGCGCGAGCTGCTCGCCGAGGGCAAGACCGTCGAGCAGGTGCAGGACATCTACGTCTCGCAGTACGGCTCGAAGTCGCTCGCGGTGCCGCGCAACCAGGGGGCGAGCCGCGCGCTCTGGGCCGTGCCGGTCGTGTCGATCGTGGGCGGCGCCGGGCTCGTGTTCTTCGTCCTGCGCCGCTGGCAACGCCGCGGCCTCGCAGCCGCGCGCGCGGGCGCGAAGGGCCCGATCAAGAACGAGAAGCGTGACGCCTACGACGACAGGCTCGATCAGGAGCTGAAGGACCTCGACGACGAATGA
- a CDS encoding acyl-CoA dehydrogenase family protein has product MTTIRTRTDLEARLLASVARVRPIAEAHADASNEAATLHPAVVEVMKQEGLFALAAPREVGGQGADGRTQLVVYEAMAHADPSAGWALMIGAIMNGMMGAYLPEAAARVIFAEGMPTSAGLQVPTGKARRVPGGFEVTGRWAFGSGIRHASWVYTAAVIEGPVEGGPPAFLQFAVPVKRVTIEDTWNTAFLRGSGSNHYRMEAVFVEEAFTCPYPAAPRRRGGAYFELPFIAMVTPGHIGFALGVARRALEEITAIAPRRIKAWHGEALAAQSSFRVELGRRRAALDAACALAREVVEMSMQKAEAGAPLSPEDWASVRAATTYTTEVAAEVTSFAFRAGGSSAIYAGTVLERCFRDIHAAAQHIAATDDAYDYAARVRMGETPSNPLLLPRGLA; this is encoded by the coding sequence ATGACGACGATCCGAACCCGAACCGACCTCGAAGCTCGCTTGCTCGCGTCCGTCGCCCGGGTGCGCCCGATCGCGGAGGCGCACGCGGACGCATCGAACGAGGCGGCCACGCTGCACCCGGCGGTGGTGGAGGTGATGAAGCAGGAGGGGCTGTTCGCGCTCGCCGCGCCCAGGGAGGTCGGCGGGCAAGGGGCCGACGGGCGCACGCAGCTCGTGGTCTACGAGGCGATGGCACACGCGGACCCGTCCGCAGGCTGGGCGCTGATGATCGGGGCGATCATGAACGGGATGATGGGCGCGTATCTGCCAGAGGCGGCAGCGCGGGTGATCTTCGCGGAAGGAATGCCGACGTCGGCGGGGCTGCAGGTGCCGACGGGGAAGGCGCGGCGGGTGCCGGGGGGGTTCGAGGTGACGGGGCGATGGGCGTTCGGGAGCGGGATCCGGCACGCGAGCTGGGTGTACACGGCCGCGGTGATCGAGGGGCCGGTCGAGGGAGGGCCGCCGGCGTTCCTGCAATTCGCGGTGCCCGTGAAGCGGGTGACGATCGAGGATACGTGGAACACGGCGTTTTTGCGGGGGAGCGGGAGCAACCATTACCGCATGGAGGCGGTGTTCGTGGAGGAGGCGTTCACGTGTCCGTATCCGGCGGCGCCGCGGAGGCGGGGCGGGGCGTATTTCGAGCTGCCGTTCATCGCGATGGTGACGCCCGGGCACATCGGATTCGCGCTCGGGGTGGCGCGGCGAGCGCTCGAGGAGATCACGGCGATCGCGCCGCGCCGGATCAAGGCCTGGCACGGGGAGGCGCTCGCCGCACAATCGAGCTTCCGGGTGGAGCTCGGCCGGAGGCGCGCGGCCCTCGACGCCGCGTGCGCGCTCGCCCGCGAGGTGGTCGAGATGTCGATGCAAAAAGCCGAGGCAGGGGCGCCGCTGTCGCCCGAAGATTGGGCCTCGGTGCGGGCGGCGACGACGTATACGACGGAGGTCGCCGCGGAGGTGACGTCGTTTGCGTTCCGGGCAGGTGGGTCGAGCGCGATTTACGCGGGCACGGTGCTCGAGCGGTGCTTCCGGGACATCCACGCGGCCGCGCAGCACATCGCCGCGACGGACGACGCATACGATTACGCGGCGCGCGT
- a CDS encoding competence/damage-inducible protein A, giving the protein MTAAILSIGTELTRGEIVNTNAAWLSAELTAAGFSVAVNDAIPDDLEQIVATLRALAQTHRLVVVTGGLGPTTDDLTAAAAAKAAGVSLVRDESALLAIRRRVESRGKTMNAGHEKQADLPAGADVLANAVGSAPGFSIPIGDTPLFFLPGVPREMKRMFNDQVLPRIRPSAPNNTFQVRLRTYGLGESLVGQALAGIEGSHAGVTLGYRVHFPEVDVKVNARGANREVARDLAIRAAAEVKARLGDVVYGEGDEAFAEMVGRAVRSRGYRLALAESCTGGLIAHTLTRYPASDYLVGGAVTYANSAKTRLLGVSEDTLRGHGAVSAEVAAEMAEGVRRVCETDVGLSVTGIAGPTGGTAEKPVGLVYWAVAHPGGTVVRSKVFQGEREEVQIAAAYAVLDLLRRIALGLPERAQ; this is encoded by the coding sequence ATGACCGCCGCGATTCTCTCGATTGGTACCGAGCTCACCCGGGGCGAGATCGTCAACACGAACGCCGCGTGGCTCTCCGCGGAGCTGACGGCCGCGGGTTTTTCCGTGGCCGTGAACGACGCGATCCCCGATGACCTCGAGCAGATCGTCGCGACCCTGCGCGCGCTCGCGCAGACGCACCGGCTGGTGGTCGTGACCGGCGGGCTCGGGCCGACGACGGACGACCTCACGGCGGCCGCAGCGGCGAAGGCCGCGGGCGTGTCGCTCGTGCGCGACGAGAGCGCGCTGCTCGCGATCCGGCGGCGCGTGGAGTCGCGCGGCAAGACGATGAACGCGGGGCACGAGAAGCAGGCGGATCTGCCCGCAGGCGCGGATGTCCTGGCGAATGCGGTGGGCTCGGCGCCGGGGTTCTCGATCCCGATCGGCGACACGCCGCTCTTCTTCCTGCCGGGCGTGCCGCGCGAGATGAAGCGCATGTTCAACGACCAGGTGCTGCCGCGGATCCGGCCCTCGGCGCCGAACAACACGTTCCAGGTGCGGCTCCGGACGTACGGGCTCGGCGAGAGCCTCGTGGGGCAGGCGCTCGCGGGCATCGAGGGCTCGCACGCGGGCGTGACGCTCGGGTATCGGGTGCATTTCCCCGAGGTCGACGTGAAGGTGAACGCGCGGGGCGCCAATCGAGAGGTCGCGCGGGACCTGGCGATCCGGGCGGCGGCCGAGGTGAAGGCGCGGCTCGGCGACGTGGTGTACGGCGAGGGCGACGAGGCGTTCGCCGAGATGGTGGGCCGCGCGGTGCGGAGCCGCGGCTACCGGCTGGCGCTCGCGGAGTCGTGCACGGGCGGGCTCATCGCGCACACGCTGACGCGATACCCGGCGAGTGATTACCTCGTGGGCGGCGCGGTGACGTACGCGAACAGCGCGAAGACGCGGCTGCTCGGGGTCTCGGAGGACACGCTGCGCGGGCACGGCGCGGTGTCGGCCGAGGTGGCGGCGGAGATGGCCGAGGGCGTGCGGCGGGTCTGCGAGACGGACGTGGGCCTGTCGGTGACGGGTATCGCGGGGCCGACGGGCGGGACGGCGGAGAAGCCCGTGGGGCTCGTCTACTGGGCCGTCGCGCATCCGGGCGGCACGGTCGTGCGGAGCAAGGTTTTTCAGGGCGAACGCGAGGAGGTGCAAATCGCCGCGGCGTACGCCGTGCTGGACCTCTTGCGCCGGATCGCGCTCGGCTTGCCCGAGCGGGCGCAGTAA
- the acnA gene encoding aconitate hydratase AcnA, whose amino-acid sequence MADSFGAKSTLSVSGKSYTIYRLRALAGDADLARLPVSLRILLENLLRHEDGRVVRKEHVEAVLRWDPKAAPSQEISFHPARVLLQDFTGVPAVVDLAAMREAFAGMGGDPNRINPLSPADLVIDHSVEVNYFGTRDSLVRNAELEYQRNEERYVFLRWGQQAFESFRVVPPDTGICHQVNLEYLARAVMTDAEGRAFPDTLVGTDSHTTMINGLGVVGWGVGGIEAEAALLGQPVTMLVPEVVGFKLTGSLREGATATDLVLTVTEMLRKKKVVGKFVEFYGPGLASLSLPDRATIANMAPEYGATIGFFPIDGETINFLRFTGRSEEQVALVEAYCKEQGIFRTEGMPDPVFSDTLELDLGAVEPSIAGPKRPQDRIRLAAARTSYRKSLHAMIEKSFADVDAQSVAKWCDEPSADKPTDESIAARMLVRDKVLKPVAVEEGDTSYNLRHGSVVIAAITSCTNTSNPAVMLAAAILAKKAVERGLTVKPWVKTSCAPGSQVVADYYEASGLLPYLEALGFHLVGYGCTTCIGNSGALPDSIVDAIKKGDLVAASVLSGNRNFEGRINPSVRMNFLMSPPLVVAYALRGDMDWDPYSEPIGKDRNGTPVYLRDIWPTNDEVQSTIRAAVKSEQFKTRYDDALVGDVAWRKLNVPAGKTFAWDDKSTYVRKPPFFDNLGKQPQPLTDIVGARVLALLGDSVTTDHISPAGNIAKTSPAARYLMEHGVKPSDFNSYGARRGNHEVMMRGTFANIRIKNALLGGEEGPNTLHLPEGTKLSIYDAAMKYAEEKVPLVVLAGVEYGTGSSRDWAAKGTKLLGVRAVIAKSFERIHRSNLVGMGVLPLEFSAGEDAQSLGLDGRETFDIKGIAEGVTPFKKLEVVAKKADGTTKKFTVTARIDTPNEADYYLNGGILQYVLRQMAK is encoded by the coding sequence ATGGCAGACAGCTTCGGTGCAAAGAGCACCCTCTCGGTTTCCGGCAAGTCCTACACGATCTACCGCCTCAGGGCCCTCGCGGGTGACGCCGACCTCGCGCGCCTCCCGGTCTCCCTGCGGATCCTCCTCGAGAACCTCCTCCGCCATGAAGATGGCCGTGTCGTTCGCAAGGAGCATGTCGAGGCTGTCCTCCGCTGGGATCCCAAGGCCGCGCCATCCCAGGAGATCTCCTTCCACCCCGCGCGTGTCCTCCTCCAGGACTTCACTGGCGTCCCGGCCGTCGTCGACCTCGCCGCCATGCGCGAGGCCTTCGCGGGCATGGGCGGCGATCCCAACCGCATCAACCCGCTCTCTCCGGCCGACCTCGTCATCGACCATTCGGTCGAGGTCAACTACTTCGGCACGCGCGACTCCCTCGTTCGTAACGCCGAGCTCGAGTACCAGCGCAACGAGGAGCGGTACGTCTTCCTCCGCTGGGGCCAGCAGGCGTTCGAGAGCTTCCGCGTCGTCCCGCCCGACACCGGCATCTGCCACCAGGTCAACCTCGAGTACCTCGCCCGCGCCGTCATGACCGACGCCGAGGGCCGCGCCTTCCCTGACACCCTCGTCGGCACCGACTCGCACACCACCATGATCAACGGCCTCGGCGTCGTTGGCTGGGGTGTCGGCGGCATCGAGGCCGAGGCGGCGCTCCTTGGCCAGCCCGTCACCATGCTCGTCCCCGAGGTCGTCGGCTTCAAGCTCACGGGCAGCCTTCGCGAGGGCGCCACCGCGACCGACCTCGTCCTCACCGTCACCGAGATGCTCCGCAAGAAGAAGGTCGTCGGCAAGTTCGTCGAGTTCTACGGCCCTGGCCTCGCTTCGCTCTCGCTGCCCGACCGCGCCACCATCGCCAACATGGCGCCCGAGTACGGCGCCACGATCGGCTTCTTCCCCATCGACGGCGAGACCATCAACTTCCTGCGCTTCACCGGCCGCTCCGAGGAGCAGGTCGCGCTCGTCGAGGCGTACTGCAAGGAGCAGGGCATCTTCCGCACCGAGGGCATGCCCGACCCCGTCTTCAGCGACACCCTCGAGCTCGACCTCGGCGCCGTCGAGCCCTCGATCGCCGGCCCCAAGCGCCCGCAGGATCGCATCCGCCTCGCCGCGGCGCGCACGAGCTACCGCAAGAGCTTGCACGCGATGATCGAGAAGAGCTTCGCCGACGTCGACGCGCAGTCTGTCGCGAAGTGGTGCGACGAGCCGAGCGCGGACAAGCCCACCGACGAGTCCATCGCGGCGCGTATGCTCGTCCGCGACAAGGTGCTGAAGCCTGTCGCCGTCGAGGAGGGCGACACCTCGTACAACCTCCGCCACGGCTCCGTCGTCATCGCGGCGATCACCTCCTGCACCAACACCTCGAACCCGGCCGTCATGCTCGCGGCGGCGATCCTCGCGAAGAAGGCCGTCGAGCGGGGCCTCACCGTCAAGCCCTGGGTGAAGACCTCCTGCGCGCCTGGCTCGCAGGTCGTCGCGGATTATTACGAGGCTTCGGGCCTGCTCCCGTACCTCGAGGCGCTCGGCTTCCACCTCGTCGGGTACGGCTGCACCACCTGCATCGGCAACTCCGGCGCGCTGCCCGACTCGATCGTCGACGCGATCAAGAAGGGCGACCTCGTCGCGGCGAGCGTGCTCAGCGGCAACCGCAACTTCGAGGGCCGCATCAACCCGAGCGTGCGCATGAACTTCCTCATGTCGCCGCCCCTCGTCGTCGCGTACGCCCTGCGCGGCGACATGGACTGGGACCCGTACTCCGAGCCGATCGGCAAGGATCGCAACGGCACGCCCGTCTACCTGCGCGACATCTGGCCGACGAACGACGAGGTCCAAAGCACCATCCGCGCCGCCGTCAAGAGCGAGCAGTTCAAGACCCGCTACGACGATGCCCTCGTCGGCGACGTCGCCTGGCGGAAGCTCAACGTCCCGGCGGGCAAGACGTTTGCCTGGGACGACAAGTCCACCTACGTCCGCAAGCCGCCGTTCTTCGACAACCTCGGCAAGCAGCCGCAGCCGCTCACGGACATCGTGGGCGCGCGTGTGCTCGCGCTCCTCGGCGACAGCGTCACCACGGACCACATCTCGCCGGCTGGCAACATCGCCAAGACGAGCCCTGCGGCGCGTTACCTCATGGAGCACGGCGTGAAGCCCTCCGACTTCAACTCGTACGGCGCGCGTCGCGGCAACCACGAGGTCATGATGCGGGGCACCTTCGCCAACATCCGCATCAAGAACGCGCTGCTCGGCGGCGAGGAGGGGCCGAACACGCTCCACCTGCCCGAGGGCACGAAGCTCAGCATCTACGACGCGGCGATGAAGTATGCCGAGGAGAAGGTGCCGCTCGTGGTCCTCGCGGGCGTCGAGTACGGCACGGGCTCGTCGCGTGACTGGGCGGCCAAGGGCACCAAGCTCCTCGGCGTGCGCGCGGTCATCGCCAAGAGCTTCGAGCGCATCCACCGCTCGAACCTCGTCGGCATGGGCGTGCTCCCGCTCGAGTTCTCCGCGGGCGAGGACGCGCAATCGCTCGGCCTCGACGGGCGCGAGACCTTCGACATCAAGGGCATCGCCGAGGGCGTCACGCCCTTCAAGAAGCTCGAGGTCGTCGCGAAGAAGGCGGACGGGACGACGAAGAAGTTCACCGTCACGGCCCGCATCGACACGCCGAACGAGGCGGATTACTACCTGAACGGCGGCATTCTCCAGTACGTGCTCAGGCAGATGGCGAAGTAA
- a CDS encoding formylglycine-generating enzyme family protein, with translation MARPEARKARPFVRTIGLAALSIGLALAVVIVARDRSAPPARCARGMVPLGARCCGEGQTLAGDRCVGKPARCAEGLVVTEAGCVARPRATPIEAGVLRIGPSDWEAQGQVTPRVVTMEAFAIDAYEVTEARYAACVAASACAPVPLSEEPGRALSRVTLAEARAFCAWAGGMVPTPEELAFAAAGAKGRRYAWGDTGAVCRRAAWGLVGGPCGAGATGPEVAGSHPDGASPEGAHDLAGNVAEWAAPRTSEAVGPELAEARGGSFGDGAASALRSWNRLEIAASTRSAEVGFRCVYPFAAAAEGGALAR, from the coding sequence GTGGCTCGGCCTGAAGCGCGCAAGGCGAGGCCGTTCGTCCGGACGATCGGCCTCGCCGCCCTCTCGATCGGGCTCGCCCTCGCCGTGGTGATCGTGGCGCGGGATCGAAGCGCGCCGCCGGCCCGGTGCGCCAGAGGGATGGTCCCGCTCGGGGCGCGGTGTTGCGGCGAGGGACAAACGCTCGCGGGCGATCGTTGCGTGGGCAAGCCGGCGCGGTGCGCCGAGGGGCTCGTCGTGACGGAGGCAGGGTGCGTCGCGCGCCCGCGGGCGACGCCGATCGAGGCGGGCGTCTTGCGGATCGGGCCGAGTGACTGGGAGGCGCAAGGTCAGGTGACGCCGCGCGTGGTCACGATGGAGGCGTTCGCGATCGACGCCTACGAGGTCACGGAGGCGCGTTATGCGGCCTGCGTGGCCGCGTCCGCCTGCGCGCCCGTGCCGCTGTCGGAGGAGCCTGGCCGCGCGCTCTCGCGGGTCACGCTGGCCGAGGCGCGGGCGTTTTGCGCCTGGGCCGGGGGCATGGTGCCGACGCCGGAGGAGCTCGCCTTCGCGGCGGCCGGCGCCAAGGGGCGGCGGTACGCCTGGGGCGACACGGGGGCGGTTTGTCGGCGGGCGGCGTGGGGGCTCGTGGGCGGGCCTTGCGGCGCGGGCGCGACGGGGCCCGAGGTCGCGGGCTCGCACCCGGACGGCGCTTCCCCCGAGGGCGCGCACGATCTCGCCGGCAACGTGGCCGAGTGGGCCGCGCCGAGGACGAGCGAGGCTGTGGGGCCAGAGCTCGCCGAGGCGCGGGGCGGGTCGTTCGGGGACGGCGCGGCGAGCGCGCTCCGGAGCTGGAATCGCCTGGAGATCGCGGCGAGCACGCGATCGGCCGAGGTGGGCTTCCGGTGTGTGTATCCGTTCGCGGCGGCGGCCGAGGGCGGCGCCCTTGCGCGCTGA
- a CDS encoding carboxypeptidase-like regulatory domain-containing protein has product MSAIRRKRLGIVGLALTVATAAISLPHVATAAGGDKPDAGASDAGAGDAGASDAGKAAGPLPEGHPGVGELPPGHPSVGEGAEADPHDHGANPHGANPHGEARRGNSGFFEPPPDTAVEDQALPPGTMVFTIKDAEDRPIPNATAIIGILKSSVAQGDKRERREVTTDAEGSARLDGLAVGAGTSYRVTTQRGLGTYATQPFALSDKAGKRVVLHAYEATDDVNNALVGKQAFVFVSLREGVLRVEHLFNVFNIGKVAWVPGKGAAQVNLPEGYEAFRIPDGMTDVRFVDEAGKGPWLSGTIAPGRHEASFSYQIPLEGKDRQTFRVELPPRVGEVRIFSEANKTMGLQVAGFPEAQRQTGRDGRKVMVTMRQAMQGERGIRALDVTITGLPVPSITRWIALLVALSAAGLAAAYTIRQRAEGAVPDEAKDDLIEAREALLGEFVALEKAHKKGDIGPKTYGRLKAALLDALARIEARLDEVKAARAEMRRRERGEARRPRPEARGEGGSA; this is encoded by the coding sequence GTGAGCGCGATTCGACGAAAGCGCCTCGGGATCGTCGGCCTGGCCCTGACCGTCGCGACGGCGGCGATCTCGCTGCCCCACGTGGCGACGGCCGCAGGCGGGGACAAACCCGACGCAGGCGCGAGTGACGCGGGCGCAGGTGACGCGGGCGCAAGCGACGCGGGGAAGGCCGCCGGGCCGCTGCCGGAGGGGCATCCAGGCGTCGGCGAGCTGCCGCCGGGGCACCCGAGCGTCGGCGAGGGCGCGGAGGCGGATCCGCACGATCACGGCGCGAATCCGCACGGGGCGAACCCACATGGAGAGGCGCGCCGCGGCAATAGCGGGTTCTTCGAGCCGCCGCCCGACACGGCCGTCGAGGATCAAGCGCTGCCGCCGGGGACGATGGTCTTCACGATCAAGGACGCCGAGGATCGGCCGATCCCGAACGCGACCGCGATCATCGGCATCCTGAAGAGCAGCGTGGCCCAGGGCGACAAACGCGAGCGGCGCGAGGTGACGACCGACGCCGAAGGCTCGGCGCGGCTCGACGGGCTCGCGGTCGGCGCCGGGACGAGTTACCGCGTGACCACGCAGCGCGGGCTCGGGACGTACGCGACGCAGCCCTTCGCGCTCTCCGACAAGGCAGGCAAGCGCGTCGTCCTGCACGCGTACGAGGCGACCGACGACGTGAACAACGCGCTCGTCGGCAAGCAGGCCTTCGTGTTCGTGTCGCTGCGCGAAGGCGTGTTGCGGGTGGAGCACCTGTTCAACGTGTTCAACATCGGCAAGGTCGCGTGGGTGCCGGGCAAGGGCGCCGCGCAGGTGAATTTGCCCGAGGGTTACGAGGCCTTCCGCATCCCCGACGGCATGACCGACGTCCGGTTCGTCGACGAGGCCGGCAAGGGCCCGTGGCTCAGCGGCACGATCGCGCCCGGGAGGCACGAGGCGTCGTTCAGCTACCAGATCCCGCTCGAAGGCAAGGACCGACAAACCTTCCGCGTGGAGCTGCCGCCGCGCGTCGGCGAGGTGCGGATCTTCTCCGAGGCGAACAAGACCATGGGCCTTCAGGTCGCCGGCTTCCCCGAGGCGCAACGCCAGACGGGTCGCGACGGCCGCAAGGTGATGGTGACGATGCGTCAGGCGATGCAAGGCGAGCGCGGGATCCGCGCGCTCGACGTCACCATCACGGGCCTGCCCGTGCCGAGCATCACGCGGTGGATCGCGCTGCTCGTCGCGCTCTCGGCGGCAGGGCTCGCCGCGGCGTACACGATCCGGCAGCGCGCCGAGGGCGCGGTGCCCGACGAGGCGAAGGACGATCTGATCGAGGCACGCGAGGCGCTGCTCGGCGAGTTCGTCGCGCTGGAGAAGGCGCACAAGAAGGGCGACATCGGGCCCAAGACGTACGGCCGGCTCAAGGCCGCGTTGCTCGACGCGCTCGCGCGGATCGAGGCGCGCCTCGACGAGGTGAAGGCCGCGCGCGCCGAGATGCGGAGGCGCGAGCGCGGCGAGGCGCGACGACCGAGGCCGGAGGCCCGCGGCGAGGGTGGCTCGGCCTGA
- a CDS encoding zinc ribbon domain-containing protein encodes MSSETKTEKRAGAEPPSVDQDLERKIADAVKLGLPAVTVFLALLGGLFVDVSTAFLVLAAGVLVTVIASFWASLRTLLGETPLSGADAYAIGAPPRAEEEQKRAVIRALKDLEFERSVGKISEEDYRTLVAKYRAEAKRLLQALDQQAAPGRERAEALVQRRLKQLGLLDVEQDESDDEDEAEAEATHEAAETDEVAEAPEPVKEEVVEAPRKAKKKKKAKRPAAASDDEAAAERACDACGTMNDEDALFCKKCGARVAAPEPAGETSEAKKADEEAEAS; translated from the coding sequence ATGAGCTCCGAGACCAAGACGGAAAAACGCGCCGGAGCGGAGCCCCCGAGCGTCGACCAGGATCTCGAGCGCAAGATCGCGGACGCCGTGAAGCTCGGTCTTCCGGCGGTGACGGTCTTCCTCGCGCTGCTCGGTGGCCTGTTCGTCGACGTGTCCACGGCGTTCCTGGTGCTCGCGGCGGGCGTGCTCGTGACGGTGATCGCGTCGTTCTGGGCGAGCTTGCGCACGCTGCTCGGCGAGACGCCGCTCTCCGGCGCCGACGCCTACGCGATCGGCGCGCCGCCCCGCGCCGAGGAGGAGCAGAAGCGCGCCGTGATCCGCGCGCTGAAGGACCTCGAGTTCGAGCGCAGCGTCGGCAAGATCAGCGAGGAGGACTATCGCACCCTCGTCGCGAAGTACCGCGCCGAAGCGAAGCGCCTGCTCCAGGCCCTCGACCAGCAAGCAGCGCCCGGCCGCGAGCGGGCCGAGGCGCTCGTGCAAAGGCGCCTGAAGCAGCTCGGCCTGCTCGACGTCGAGCAGGACGAATCCGACGACGAGGACGAGGCCGAGGCCGAGGCGACACACGAGGCGGCCGAGACCGACGAGGTCGCCGAGGCGCCGGAGCCGGTGAAGGAAGAGGTCGTCGAGGCCCCGCGCAAGGCGAAGAAAAAGAAGAAGGCGAAGAGGCCCGCGGCGGCGAGCGACGACGAGGCGGCCGCCGAGCGCGCGTGTGACGCGTGCGGCACGATGAACGACGAGGACGCATTGTTCTGCAAGAAGTGCGGGGCGCGCGTGGCCGCGCCCGAGCCCGCGGGAGAGACAAGCGAGGCGAAGAAGGCCGACGAGGAGGCGGAGGCGTCGTGA
- a CDS encoding TetR/AcrR family transcriptional regulator — protein sequence MPRRPPRPYHHGDLPRALREGALALIEERGPMGFTLRELARRVGVSHAAPYRHFADKRALLTALSAEGAHRLADAVEAALAAAGPDLRARFLAGAHAYVRFAIDHPGYFQAMFAADADPNDPAVVAGRERSVGLLYRYIAEAQAAGYFGEGEPLPCVISAFAMHQGLAVLVMSGALAPFGLSDVRAVSDLVHGRLLDGLARDPWKTPAEGEPRVKA from the coding sequence GTGCCGCGCCGACCGCCTCGCCCGTATCACCATGGCGACCTGCCTCGGGCTCTCCGGGAGGGCGCGCTCGCGCTCATCGAGGAGCGTGGGCCGATGGGGTTCACGCTGCGCGAGCTCGCGCGGCGGGTGGGCGTCTCGCATGCGGCGCCCTACCGGCATTTTGCCGACAAGCGGGCGCTGCTCACGGCGCTCTCGGCCGAGGGGGCGCATCGCCTCGCGGACGCGGTCGAAGCGGCGCTCGCGGCGGCGGGGCCCGACCTTCGGGCGCGGTTCCTCGCGGGGGCGCACGCCTACGTGCGCTTCGCGATCGACCACCCGGGTTATTTCCAGGCCATGTTCGCGGCTGACGCCGACCCGAACGACCCTGCGGTCGTGGCCGGCCGGGAGCGCAGCGTCGGCCTCTTGTACCGGTACATCGCGGAGGCGCAGGCGGCGGGGTATTTCGGCGAAGGCGAGCCGCTCCCCTGCGTGATCTCTGCCTTTGCAATGCACCAGGGCCTCGCCGTCCTCGTGATGTCGGGCGCGCTCGCGCCGTTTGGCCTGTCCGACGTGCGCGCCGTGTCGGACCTCGTGCATGGGCGCCTGCTCGACGGGCTCGCGCGAGATCCCTGGAAAACGCCGGCCGAGGGCGAGCCGCGCGTGAAAGCGTGA